AGACGCCCGCCGCGCCGAACACGGAGGCCTCCGCCGTGAAGATGTCGCCCGAGTCCTCAAGGCGCGGCGCAAGGAAGGGGTCGACGGTGCGCTCGTCGCACGAGAGGTTCCTGTCCGCGTCCAGGGCGAGGCTGTACGGCGTTTCCCCGTCGGGGCCTTCTAGATTGGTTCCGAAGTTGCACCCCCCCAGGTCCCGAAGCGTCGCAATGTTCACGCTGTCTCCCAGGACGTTCTTGACCGTCGAGATGCGCGAAGGCTCGTACCAGGCGTAGCCCGCGCACTGCAGGTCGCTGTAGAGCATCCTGATGTCGTCCACCATCCAGCCGAGGCCGAAGTTATGGATGTAGTCCATGCTGTCGAAGCGGAAACGAATCTGAATCGTGTCCCCGGGCGTTATAAGCGGTTCATCTGTCAAGCCGTCCCCGTCGTCGTCAATTCCGTTGGTGCAATCGGACTCGTCTATGAAGGTGTCCCCGTCGTCGTCCCTACCGTTGGTGCAATTGGAAATGTCATCGGCCGTTCCTAGAATGCCATCTAAGCCTGGATCGATGTCGGCACAGTCGGCACAAATCGAGTCCAGGTTGAAGCTCTGAGGCACCCAAATACCGGAGGTGTCCAGCACCTGGCCCGCGAAGTGCCAGTTGCTCCAGACGCCGGTTGCGGAATCCTGAACTCGAACCTCGACCAGCTTCTTGTCATACTTGGGGTTGCTTTCGGTTACCGCCCGCGACATGAAGAGAATATCGATGATCGTCGCGCCTAGGGTGTCGATGGGCGGGGATTCGATGGCGCCTGCCACGCGTCGGCGGCAGAGCGTTGCATCGTGTTTCCGGTCGCAAAGATTACCCCGTGTGTCCAGAGAGACACATCCGGGGTCCGGACAGTCGGCTACGGGGTCCGCAACCTCGAAGGTGCAGGGGACGCAATTGGCGGGATTGTTTGGATTGTCCGGAGAACAGCCGAAGTACCAGCTATACTCCCCGCCGGACGCAGACGACGGCGAGCAGGTCGGCTCACGCACGATGTGCCACAGGTTGGGATACATGGGATCAATCGAGGAGAGCGTCCACCCCATGTCCCCGAACTCCACGGTGTCCGAAAAGGCGCTGCACAGTTCGTTTCCGTCTGCGTCGATGAAGCTCGCCCTGTCTTCAATGTAGCGCCAGCCGCCCGTGTTGTTGATGAACCACGGCTCGTTTCCCTGGTCGTCGTTGATTTCCAGGGGGTTCGATAGGGTTTTCGACGTGTCGAGGAACAGATAAATGAGGGGATTGGCGGAGGAGGAACCCATTTGCCGCAGCGGATCCACCCCCGGGAACTCCTCCTCGGCGCGCGCGGCGCCGAGCCATGCCATACAGAGCACCGCTCCTGCGAGCGCTACCGCCCCAATCCTTAAGCGGGGCTTCGCCTTCATGGCAGCCCCCCGGATGCCGTGCCTGTCCTCCACCGCCCGGCTTCGGACGGCGGACGGGCTGCGCAAGGGCGGGGTAATCTTTCTGCGGTTCTTAACCAGCGGCATAGATGGTGTTCGTGTTGTGAAGGTCAATGTTGCGGCCCGAATACGTGAGCCGGGGAGGGTCCTTCTGCGTGATGACTTCCATGATAACTATGCGCGCCACGATGGGATTCTCGGGCGTGCCCTGGGTCGCCACTTCCGCGTCGCCGCCTCCCGCAAGCCACTTGTCGAACCAATAGTTAGTATTATCGCTAAAAGGCTCGGGGTGCTTCTTGACCCAGGCCTCGGCGATAAGAACAAAATCGCCGTCCAAATCAGTGCCCGCCTTGCTGGCCGCTAAGGGATCGTCGGGGTCCGTGTCGTTTGGGTTGTTGCGAATCCAGACTGAGAAATAGCCCTTGACGGTCGGCCCCGGCGCCGAGGTAGGCGTAAAGAAGGGCTCGCTCTTTTCGAGATAGGGGCGCATGAACAGGAAAACGTCTTGGTAGTAATCGTAAAGCGGAACGGCCTGCATGCGTTGTTCGCCGGCTTTGCACTGCATGAAGTCCGTCGTGCGCAGGCAGCCTCGGCATTCGTTCTCGGAAGGCGCATCTTCGTTGATGCAAAGATACTTGGGCGGAACCGTTACTCCCGGCTCCGGCGCGCCCTTGAGATCGTTGTCTATCTCGCCGTCGACGAGCGCCTCGACGAGCATGAACTTGGCATGCGTGAGAGCGGAGCGGGCGATCTCCCGCGCGAGTTTTGCCTGCTGGTCATGGATGGCGATGTCGCGCTCCACCTCGGAAACAAAAACCAGCCCGAGCCCCAGCACCGTCATGACCATCACGAGCAAAATGGCCAGGACGAGTCCAGAGCCGCGCTCCTTCGATGACCGATGTCCAAAATTCCTAATTGACGGCATGACTTCGCTCCTTGTCTTGCTTTAACCTTCCTTCGCGCCGGCCATGAACGAATAGTCCATATAGAACGACTGCATGTGCGAGCGCGTCGAGCCCCGCACCACGCGGTAAACATAGCTGCTATCCGCGGCCTTCACGAAGAGCCCTTTCGCCCTTCCGGCCGGCACCGGCTCCCCCGTCCGCACCGTGACGGTAATTTCAACTTCCCGCAAATTGATGCGGTTCAGGTAGTGATCCTCCAGGGGGTCACCTTTCGAAGCAGCCACGGACGTCGTAACGGTTTCCATGGGCGGCGGGAACATCCGCGCTCGGATGCTCGCGCCGGTGTTGGGGTCGCGGAAGACCGCGACGGCCTCCAGATCGTAGATGTTCTCGGCATAGAGGTCGAATTGGCCTTGAACGTTCGCCGCGTTGGTGTCTGTGCTGGGCAGGAATTCGGCCATGTAGAAATTTCCGCCCGGCGTTTCGATCACATTGCCGGAAGAATCCGTCACGGAGAGGATCTCCCGCTTATAGGCGAACACGGCGTGCGCGACGCTCACGTAGACCAGGATGGGCGTGTCGCCCCCGGGCGCGGCGCCCGGGTTCCATCCCAGTGAAGTGGGATCGTGGAGAATCTGAATGGTGCTGATGGACTCCGACGGCGAGTTTTCCGCGGGTGCGGCGGCAAGGCGTGTAAAGTGAAGTGCTTTCGTGTAAAGGTTCTGAAGCTTCACCGCGGGGGACATGGTGGTATCGGTGATAATGTCGTTGCCGAGCCTGACGTTGTAGAGCAGAAGCGGCATCTGCCCGGGTGGCGTCCAATCCGGAAGTGAGAATCCCGTGCGGGCCTTTACATGGACCTGGTTTCCATTCCAGCCGAAATGGGTGGTGTATTGTTCGAGCGTGAGTCGGTCGAGAAGCGGAGCGCCCGCTCCGGCCGTTTCGCCGGGGAAGTCCCGCTGGTAATAGACACCGAAGACGAGATCGTTTGGGTCCAATCCCACCTTCGTCCGGGCGGTCTTCACGTAGTTGAACTCATCGAGCTCCTGCGCCGTCTGAAGGGAGAGCGTGTGCGGCATGAGTCCCGTGCCGGCGCGGGAGGCGCGGTCGCCCGCCATGGTCAGCACGATGCGCATGTTCTGCTGCGCCTCGGCGAGCTCGTTCTGGTAGGCCTGAATTTGGGTGGTGCTTACCAGGATGACGGCAAGCCCGGCCAAGACAAACAGCATGACCACCGAGGCCACGAGCATCTCCATCAGCGTGACGCCTGCTTCGGAACGGGAGCGAGGAACGGTTTTTTGTCGCATCGCTTTAATCGAGTTTGTATGCCTGCCGCCTTGGAAAAACCGCGGTGTAGCTTACGGCAACGTCTCTCAGAAAGGGCGTGTTCGACAGGAGATAGCCCGACCGGATGTCCAAGCGCACCTCGAGCGCTTGGCTGGTGTATACTCCGCCGTCCACCACCCAGGTGACGAACGCCTCGAGGCCGCTTCCCGGCTGCAGGAAATCGTCGAGGGTGGCTCCGCCCGGCAGGGTGGAGTCCTTGGTGTAAGGAAGATATTGCCGTATGTCGTTGACGGTCACGGCCACGTAGATGGCCGCGCGGCCCTTCGCCCACTGGCTCTGAAAGAATGGCAAAAACGTCTCGAAATCGCTGCTGGGATTGTAAGAAGCAAGCGCCGTGACGTCGTCGGTGCCGATGGCCGGGGGGACCGCCACACCCACGGGCAGGGACATGTAGGTTCGCTTCAGCTCTTCGGTCTGCATCTGAGCGATGTTCGCCAGCCGGGTCCTTTGCTCCACGCTCTTGTTCACGTAGGTCGCCATCACGAAAAGCTGCACGATCGAGACCATCATCATGGCCATAATGCCCATCGCCA
The DNA window shown above is from Acidobacteriota bacterium and carries:
- a CDS encoding pilus assembly PilX N-terminal domain-containing protein, whose protein sequence is MPSIRNFGHRSSKERGSGLVLAILLVMVMTVLGLGLVFVSEVERDIAIHDQQAKLAREIARSALTHAKFMLVEALVDGEIDNDLKGAPEPGVTVPPKYLCINEDAPSENECRGCLRTTDFMQCKAGEQRMQAVPLYDYYQDVFLFMRPYLEKSEPFFTPTSAPGPTVKGYFSVWIRNNPNDTDPDDPLAASKAGTDLDGDFVLIAEAWVKKHPEPFSDNTNYWFDKWLAGGGDAEVATQGTPENPIVARIVIMEVITQKDPPRLTYSGRNIDLHNTNTIYAAG
- a CDS encoding prepilin-type N-terminal cleavage/methylation domain-containing protein, coding for MAKTKHSTDERGRGWVRGTSEGRIPARPSPGKGFTLIEVLVAMGIMAMMMVSIVQLFVMATYVNKSVEQRTRLANIAQMQTEELKRTYMSLPVGVAVPPAIGTDDVTALASYNPSSDFETFLPFFQSQWAKGRAAIYVAVTVNDIRQYLPYTKDSTLPGGATLDDFLQPGSGLEAFVTWVVDGGVYTSQALEVRLDIRSGYLLSNTPFLRDVAVSYTAVFPRRQAYKLD